A stretch of the Conger conger chromosome 3, fConCon1.1, whole genome shotgun sequence genome encodes the following:
- the xirp2b gene encoding xin actin-binding repeat-containing protein 2 isoform X2, whose amino-acid sequence MYQAAVSKKEALASSNTVVEEAEVCSLPGGLAGVKKQFESQEIATSHSTVTQFHIQHRSVQEVSSSSETVIVKSKAREVVPSTHLASFIQEEKVSHDDSVHKSSVASDYANHYEETVKVIGGEELPKISTQALKQQFEKAIGEATPSKQIKIDLDYNQFPWAPVANVSSEASIGKMTEVSSVVTSKVEEAAASSSASASGAMYESMESLPPPPPELLQPPSEHSEECSPEPPEPVPPSKQSVNKQYTKQKNLNELKRLYKHIHPEVRKNLERDFFSDVTEMERTQLESQEEVTGDIQQARSVFENTGGSPSKCMSPEREYLEWDEILKGEVQSMRWMFENKPLDTIKDESPDEDDVKNIAQQEIIAGSDVKYTAWMFETQPMDALGTENPDPDAVEQKGKCPELARGDVRTATWLFETQPLDALNKVYHEEGQTTEVILASDVTRGDVKTARYLFETQHLDSLGHTEFTDETNFLQLKSELEEIKGEVKTTTQMFETQPMCVIRGDSGEMLEITTVRREETEKGDVKTSRWLFETQPLDMINRDATQVKVVCGVSMEGNYQDNVKKGRWLFETKTLDSIKDEEWEGSKLQKEEIIGADVRKQCWVFETQPMDTLKDDSNARPMSTEEIVGGNVRAARHLFETVPMEALKEHLEVGKLQKLVASEEEKGDVRHQKWVFESQPLENIREEKKEVIRTVMLEELDKGDVSNYKDIFETMDLSRCDETQKIQVEGVTSGSVRSNKVLFESTPLYAMQDSSGHYHEVKTVRREEIVKGDVRSCKWMFETRPIDQFDESITKFQIIKGISKQEVEAGDVKTAKWLFETQPLDSIKYFSNVEDEESETKTDVEIVKGDVKTCQWLFETQQMDTLYEKEKNESEIEEIHKGDVKTCTWLFETQNLDKIRDESETGIKTRTVEQEDVQSKDVRMVRFLFETENLENITGEENTSFKKVTDIDILSGDVSRMKYIFENQSSDIMTSTCEETMHKLKTLQTEDIQKGNVVNCTWMFENQPMDAICENSEEPKNIRTIVDVQGGNVEKGRFVFETTSLDNFQKQSSDIEVSQIQKIIRQQEEKGDVKNYTMMFETQPLYAIQDKEGHYHEVTTVTKEEIMRGDVVGARWLFETKPLDSIKDTDEVYIIKSVTEEDINKGDVSSARWRFETQPLDEIAEDIKVSVRTVSDVQGGDVRTNKERFESNGMSQQLVRTVSVSEIHKGDVKSATWMFETHTLDKIRSEDSEYNEMETVTKEEVLRGDVKQSVWLFEKQPLGSINKTEETDVAVTREEIPNADVKTTKWLFETTPVHEFNEKTIEKEEIIGKSIKETLDELYSQKMVASKGVLIEADEIGDIRMAKFKLMNQDAPEIQREEILKGDIKNIMMNLLNTQDTIEKAVIINEEERGNINTTVKQLYNQEVGSIEKEEIIRGDIQEAINNLLKGEGSAKHGILIQEDEKGDVRMTIYSLLNQRDENIFEKEDIVKGNVKSTLNTLLTGPDTQLMKIQVSDTEKGNVNFYSTCIESGALEYLKSLQVEAEDILPEKEEKEKIVGGNVKATKLILKNNKLQIERSVAEDDIVPGDVHNTVKVFMTEPVLSMSNIEKEDIVRGDLRATLDSLSLAASQAVVVEKEEVIKGDISTTLRYLEEAKNLSKEIEKPEIVPGDIKGALESLGKSATAKVEIVIEDLVPGDIKGTLKSLEVAKQLSREIEKEEIVKGDIQTAMQSLREASNEKKVYQQQVSEQGDVRGTIQLLLEPPPPSTQRRPSTEGDVQMSIQSLYNGQEQTQVEKEEVIKGDVQGTIKCLLRGKEQKRAKTTINDFRKAKATVKASLISQQEIHECSVETKAENEAVTPAPAVKNLSESTESQNTQQKHTATKSVKSKSLAQEEHSLTTQTTAINMSLSPPPTNVKERPAKQKVVSPEPVAINKKNVSNLVTENTANSAEISNLSQTSINTEHTQETQAVSQVHTTVIEQKTITRKHDVKTLKTEFRNLDVSRKGLIKTGKKKMKPEIHFPPPPTSPPPPTSPPSRSESELSLPPPPPPEVEPDRQTFPTPPPPEMRQDSDLPPPPPPPVESLSPEPDHFPLPPPPPPPPMPGQDILPPPPSQQELDSMPSHTPPPVTAEAKKMTVKSVKAPALYKVPKLETSRQFKQEKTMAQKKKMPPPPPPQPSVITSQIQIQQVMTATDVNTVSKTVTEISKQEETVKTEMQTELKSLSSSEASSGTPLTKPAHLESPRPPRKVFSPPKKLPLPTVQSPPAKPKPYARKFKTPLMMAEERYRKQREEENGAEDTTPTSPPANGDLQFTANAVIKEDVKEDVTQEQSEKIIASNVIQEKAVTETKLDTESLLPSVSTGLTVSQKCVSQSADIRSAKQHVTINQSVVSKQQSSSVSSTMRQTVSTKTQEVVSVSSAQSDSSSNIKDQVSESTPAEPLETKQEIMQDITNLQSQTSASTKIEGIKKAGSSVIEGPGKAPQPAKKFKVTPKFRVKTVKVPTLEKIENQEQKKDTTLEDQTDTSELSQKEQIVSELQEMKVVQESTEVSGTIHKNIETEIKVEENKLSETAAPIKDKKPKVIPKFKVKTVKLPRAEKIEKQEKKTDSAVSETCDVKVVQESITKEASSAETHTEIESKLEKQDEQQLVDDSALPKDSKPEVPMKKPKHKSKKEKETRLPTPVKVASKETKPPSSVKSVQEQEEIRVHQTQKTHQEEHIQVHEEVIITESNVHQSFQQQGSVQVQMQVRSSQKQKEESSKKQIPGKPKGEYRRFVVKSIGKAEQKEAVQLVTEDSLKKCEVIQKLLSHIDELQGMSGEMDTNKVKTMLSEIPEWLINPQEKKDFDGAVSECNVQKLTEITEYVKNLAQSKLLILNENSTTAEKHISERTDAAGAIPKTCKISIGSVKLDTQKKVVTEENSSHESKKQELMEGKPIGSRTPSPMVRLRSPSPSFITIESTRRTDSPLRMAPSPPPMPPTPPPRRSETPSSQINRATPSPTCLAKLKDTTAMLSQRASPTPPQQPAAFVEKKAEIVESPASFHRQIKIETSTMETSESSDASASASVKDKKDFFEEAQKAEVNRTYVRKEPIAIPERLGPEAEETEKVDTEKEDLPRVDLSQLVNKFESPEQKVYVRKEPILIAERLGTDVEETDTQEDKKVTMMEEIPTYSIKAIRTVFETTDKSSQAKEQKHKQEAVEPEVMTDGSKQAESSGLEEGSGLSSPLPVHQEEEKKEESTEPSELCETMAVSEQFSSVDELGNKLSGSRSATTVSKHAESVVTRHAPPTYADVVKGKVPALDVSAEDSPEELLKNFHKTWTDSQNVFKSLGYTISEERTSRVVSHQEKTVITENASSRVGPVPGVSKEGVSDGIPDSRQTKLP is encoded by the coding sequence ACCAATTTCCATGGGCTCCAGTTGCAAATGTTTCGTCTGAAGCCTCAATAGGCAAGATGACTGAAGTATCGTCTGTTGTTACTTCAAAAGTGGAGGAGGCGGCGGCCTCCAGCTCTGCTTCTGCCTCTGGTGCTATGTACGAGAGCATGGAAAGcctgccacccccacccccagagcTACTTCAGCCACCATCAGAGCATTCAGAAGAGTGCTCACCAGAACCTCCTGAGCCAGTGCCTCCCTCCAAGCAATCAGTCAACAAGCAGTACACCAAGCAGAAAAACCTTAATGAGCTGAAACGCCTTTACAAGCACATCCACCCAGAAGTCCGCAAGAACCTGGAGCGAGACTTCTTCAGTGACGTGACGGAGATGGAGAGGACCCAGCTGGAGAGCCAAGAGGAGGTGACGGGAGATATCCAGCAGGCCAGGTCTGTGTTTGAAAACACGGGGGGTAGCCCCAGCAAATGTATGAGCCCCGAGAGGGAGTATCTGGAATGGGATGAGATCCTGAAAGGGGAAGTACAGTCCATGCGCTGGATGTTTGAAAATAAACCCTTGGACACCATAAAGGACGAATCACCAGATGAGGACGATGTGAAGAACATCGCTCAGCAAGAAATAATTGCTGGAAGTGACGTGAAGTACACGGCATGGATGTTTGAAACGCAGCCTATGGATGCCTTAGGAACGGAGAACCCAGACCCAGACGCAGTCGAACAGAAAGGCAAATGTCCTGAGCTGGCGAGGGGAGATGTGCGCACCGCGACTTGGCTGTTTGAAACGCAGCCATTAGATGCTCTCAACAAGGTCTACCATGAGGAAGGACAGACCACAGAAGTCATCCTCGCAAGTGATGTAACTCGAGGGGACGTCAAAACCGCAAGGTACCTGTTTGAAACTCAGCACTTGGATTCTCTAGGCCACACTGAGTTCACTGACGAGACCAACTTCCTGCAGCTGAAGTCAGAGTTAGAGGAAATCAAAGGGGAGGTAAAGACAACCACTCAGATGTTTGAGACGCAGCCCATGTGTGTGATCAGGGGAGACTCTGGTGAAATGCTGGAGATCACAACTGTCCGTAGAGAGGAAACAGAGAAGGGGGATGTGAAGACCTCACGCTGGCTCTTTGAAACTCAGCCATTGGACATGATTAATAGGGATGCCACTCAGGTGAAGGTGGTTTGTGGTGTGTCCATGGAGGGCAACTATCAGGATAATGTGAAAAAAGGCAGATGGCTGTTTGAAACAAAGACTTTAGACTCAATCAAGGATGAAGAATGGGAAGGCTCTAAACTGCAAAAGGAGGAGATTATTGGAGCTGACGTTCGCAAGCAGTGTTGGGTGTTTGAGACTCAGCCAATGGACACGTTGAAAGATGATTCAAATGCCAGACCCATGTCCACTGAAGAAATTGTAGGAGGCAATGTGCGAGCGGCAAGACATTTATTTGAAACTGTtccaatggaggctttgaaggAACATCTTGAAGTGGGAAAACTTCAAAAACTAGTTGCCTCTGAAGAGGAAAAGGGTGATGTGAGACATCAGAAGTGGGTGTTTGAGAGTCAGCCACTTGAGAACATCAGAGAAGAGAAAAAGGAAGTAATCCGAACAGTAATGCTGGAGGAATTGGATAAAGGCGATGTCTCAAACTACAAGGACATTTTTGAAACGATGGATTTGAGCAGGTGTGATGAAACTCAGAAAATACAGGTTGAGGGTGTCACCAGTGGCTCTGTGAGATCAAATAAAGTTCTTTTTGAATCCACACCCTTGTATGCAATGCAGGACAGCTCTGGTCACTACCATGAGGTCAAAACAGTTAGAAGGGAGGAAATAGTGAAAGGTGATGTCAGAAGCTGTAAGTGGATGTTTGAAACCCGTCCTATTGATCAGTTTGATGAAAGCATCACAAAGTTCCAGATTATTAAAGGAATATCTAAACAGGAGGTTGAAGCAGGTGATGTTAAAACAGCTAAGTGGCTGTTTGAAACGCAGCCTCTGGATTCCATTAAATATTTCAGCAATGTTGAGGATGAGGAAAGTGAAACTAAGACAGACGTTGAAATTGTGAAAGGCGATGTCAAAACATGTCAATGGTTGTTTGAGACACAGCAAATGGATACACTGTAtgagaaagaaaagaatgagAGTGAAATTGAGGAAATTCACAAAGGCGATGTCAAAACCTGCACTTGGCTCTTTGAGACCCAGAACCTGGACAAAATTCGAGACGAGTCAGAAACCGGTATTAAAACACGTACAGTGGAGCAGGAGGATGTCCAGAGCAAAGATGTCCGCATGGTTCGTTTTCTTTTTGAGACAGAAAACCTGGAGAACATCACAGGTGAAGAAAATACTTCTTTCAAGAAAGTCACTGATATAGATATTCTATCTGGAGATGTATCCAGAATGAAGTATATATTTGAGAATCAGTCATCTGACATTATGACCTCAACTTGTGAGGAAACCATGCACAAGCTGAAAACTCTTCAGACCGAGGACATTCAGAAAGGAAATGTTGTTAATTGCACATGGATGTTTGAAAATCAACCAATGGATGCCATTTGTGAGAATTCTGAAGAACCCAAGAACATCCGGACTATAGTAGATGTGCAGGGGGGTAATGTGGAAAAAGGGCGATTCGTTTTTGAAACCACATCTTTAGATAATTTTCAGAAACAATCCTCTGACATAGAGGTGAGCCAAATTCAAAAAATCATTCGTcagcaggaggagaagggagATGTGAAAAACTACACCATGATGTTTGAGACACAGCCTTTGTATGCAATCCAGGACAAAGAAGGTCATTATCATGAGGTCACCACTGTCACTAAGGAAGAAATAATGCGGGGAGATGTGGTGGGTGCGAGGTGGCTTTTTGAGACAAAACCTCTTGACTCAATAAAGGACACTGATGAGGTCTATATAATTAAGTCTGTAACTGAGGAAGATATAAATAAAGGGGACGTGAGCTCAGCTCGGTGGAGGTTTGAAACTCAACCTCTGGATGAAATTGCGGAGGACATAAAAGTCTCAGTCAGAACAGTCAGTGATGTTCAAGGGGGCGATGTAAGGACAAACAAAGAACGCTTTGAGTCTAACGGGATGTCACAACAGCTTGTGAGAACAGTAAGTGTGAGTGAaatccacaaaggtgatgttaAAAGTGCAACATGGATGTTTGAAACACATACACTGGATAAGATCCGTAGTGAAGACTCAGAATACAATGAAATGGAAACAGTCACAAAGGAGGAAGTGTTAAGGGGAGATGTTAAACAGTCGGTCTGGCTATTTGAGAAACAGCCCCTTGGTAGTATAAACAAAACTGAGGAAACAGATGTTGCTGTTACTCGTGAGGAGATTCCAAATGCAGATGTTAAGACAACAAAATGGCTTTTTGAAACAACCCCAGTCCATGAGTTTAATGAAAAAACCATAGAGAAGGAAGAGATCATTGGTAAAAGTATCAAGGAGACACTAGATGAGCTATACAGTCAGAAAATGGTTGCATCAAAAGGCGTACTCATCGAGGCCGATGAAATCGGGGATATCAGAATGGCCAAATTTAAGCTCATGAATCAAGATGCACCCGAAATCCAGAGAGAGGAAATCCTTAAAGGGGATATTAAAAACATAATGATGAACCTGCTAAACACACAGGACACTATAGAGAAGGCCGTTATTATCAATGAGGAAGAGAGGGGCAATATCAACACCACGGTAAAGCAGCTGTACAATCAGGAGGTGGGAAGCATTGAAAAGGAGGAAATCATCAGGGGTGACATTCAGGAAGCTATAAACAACCTGCTGAAGGGAGAAGGATCTGCCAAACATGGCATTCTTATTCAGGAAGACGAGAAGGGAGATGTACGAATGACTATATATTCTCTCCTCAATCAAAGAGATGAAAATATCTTTGAAAAAGAAGATATTGTCAAAGGAAATGTTAAGAGTACCCTCAACACACTGTTGACTGGCCCAGATACACAGCTGATGAAGATTCAAGTTAGTGATACAGAGAAGGGAAATGTGAACTTTTATTCCACCTGCATTGAGTCTGGGGCTCTGGAGTACCTGAAAAGCCTACAGGTTGAGGCAGAGGATATTCTcccagaaaaagaagaaaaggagaAGATTGTTGGTGGCAATGTTAAAGCAACAAAGCTCATCCTGAAGAACAACAAGCTGCAAATTGAACGCAGTGTTGCGGAGGATGACATTGTCCCTGGAGATGTGCACAACACAGTCAAGGTGTTCATGACTGAACCTGTGCTCTCCATGAGTAATATTGAGAAGGAGGACATTGTGAGGGGAGACTTAAGAGCTACCCTGGATTCACTATCACTAGCCGCCAGCCAGGCAGTTGTGGTTGAGAAAGAGGAAGTGATTAAAGGTGATATATCCACCACACTGAGGTATCTGGAAGAGGCCAAAAACCTGTCCAAGGAAATTGAGAAGCCAGAGATTGTTCCAGGTGACATCAAAGGAGCACTGGAATCCCTAGGGAAATCGGCGACTGCAAAAGTCGAAATTGTCATTGAAGATTTAGTGCCTGGTGACATCAAAGGCACCTTGAAATCACTGGAGGTGGCCAAGCAACTTTCAAGAGAGATTGAAAAAGAGGAAATTGTTAAAGGTGATATTCAGACAGCAATGCAGAGTTTAAGAGAGGCATCCAATGAAAAGAAAGTCTACCAGCAGCAAGTGAGTGAGCAGGGCGATGTGAGAGGCACTATACAACTGCTGCTGGAACCACCACCTCCATCTACACAGCGTAGGCCTAGTACAGAGGGAGATGTTCAAATGTCTATACAATCTCTGTATAATGGACAGGAGCAAACCCAAGTAGAGAAGGAAGAGGTGATAAAAGGTGACGTTCAAGGCACTATAAAATGCCTGCTCCGGGGGAAAGAGCAGAAAAGAGCTAAAACCACTATTAATGATTTCAGGAAAGCTAAAGCTACTGTGAAAGCCTCATTAATTTCTCAGCAGGAGATCCATGAATGCTCAGTTGAGACAAAAGCTGAGAATGAGGCTGTGACGCCAGCTCCTGCTGTTAAAAATCTGTCTGAGAGCACTGAATCACAGAACACCCAACAAAAGCACACAGCCACTAAATCGGTGAAAAGCAAGTCTTTAGCCCAGGAGGAGCATTCTCTCACAACACAAACCACAGCAATCAATATGTCCCTTTCTCCTCCACCGACAAATGTTAAAGAAAGACCAGCGAAACAGAAGGTGGTCTCCCCTGAACCTGTGGccataaataagaaaaatgtgAGCAATCTGGTCACTGAAAACACAGCAAACTCAGCAGAGATTAGCAACCTATCTCAAACTAGCATCAACACAGAGCATACGCAGGAGACACAAGCAGTCAGTCAGGTGCACACAACCGTGATTGAGCAAAAAACAATCACCAGAAAGCATGACGTTAAAACCCTGAAGACCGAGTTCCGTAATCTTGACGTAAGCCGAAAGGGTCTCATTAAGACTGGTAAGAAGAAGATGAAACCAGAGATACACTTCCCCCCACCTCCtacctccccaccccctcctacCTCCCCGCCCTCACGATCTGAGTCTGAattatctctccctcccccgccTCCACCTGAAGTTGAACCTGACCGTCAGACATTTCCAACCCCTCCTCCACCTGAAATGAGGCAAGACAGTgacctccccccacctcctccacctcctgttGAATCCCTTTCACCTGAGCCAGAtcatttccctctccctccacctccacctccacccccaatGCCAGGGCAAGATATTCTGcctcccccaccctcacagCAAGAGCTGGACTCTATGCCTTCCCATACACCTCCTCCAGTAACTGCTGAGGCTAAAAAAATGACAGTCAAATCAGTAAAGGCTCCTGCTTTATATAAAGTCCCAAAGCTTGAAACATCCAGGCAGTTCAAGCAGGAAAAAACAATggcacagaagaagaaaatgcCACCTCCACCGCCCCCGCAACCTTCAGTGATAActtcacaaatacaaatacagcaagTAATGACAGCCACGGATGTAAATACAGTAAGCAAAACTGTGACTGAGATAAGCAAACAAGAGGAAACCGTGAAAACAGAGATGCAAACTGAATTAAAATCACTGTCCTCGTCAGAAGCTTCATCTGGAACTCCGCTGACAAAGCCTGCTCACTTAGAATCACCTCGCCCACCGAGAAAGGTTTTCAGCCCTCCAAAGAAACTGCCTCTACCAACTGTTCAGTCCCCACCTGCTAAACCCAAACCGTATGCAAGAAAATTCAAAACACCACTAATGATGGCAGAGGAAAGGTACCGAAAgcaaagagaggaggagaatggAGCAGAGGATACGACCCCAACCTCTCCACCTGCTAATGGAGACCTGCAGTTCACAGCCAATGCTGTAATTAAGGAGGATGTGAAAGAGGACGTAACCCAGGAGCAATCTGAAAAGATCATTGCCTCAAATGTAATTCAGGAGAAAGCTGTGACTGAGACTAAATTAGACACAGAATCTCTTCTCCCATCTGTGTCCACAGGTCTGACTGTTAGTCAGAAATGCGTTTCTCAATCTGCTGACATTCGCTCAGCTAAACAGCATGTCACCATCAATCAGAGCGTAGTCTCAAAGCAGCAGTCCTCGTCTGTTTCTTCCACCATGCGTCAGACTGTTTCTACCAAAACACAAGAGGTTGTTTCTGTTTCCTCTGCTCAGTCTGACTCTTCCTCTAACATCAAAGATCAAGTCTCTGAATCCACACCTGCTGAGCCACTAGAAACTAAACAAGAAATTATGCAAGACATTACAAATTTGCAAAGTCAGACTTCTGCTAGCACCAAAATAGAAGGAATCAAGAAAGCAGGAAGCTCTGTCATTGAGGGACCAGGCAAGGCACCACAGCCTGCAAAAAAATTTAAAGTAACTCCTAAATTCAGAGTTAAAACTGTAAAAGTGCCAACacttgagaaaattgagaatcAAGAACAAAAGAAAGACACCACGCTGGAAGACCAAACGGACACTTCAGAATTAAGCCAAAAAGAACAAATTGTTTCAGAGCTACAGGAAATGAAAGTGGTTCAGGAAAGCACTGAAGTGTCTGGCaccattcataaaaacattgaaactgaaattaaagTAGAAGAAAATAAGTTGTCTGAGACTGCTGCACCTATAAAGGACAAGAAGCCAAAAGTTATTCCCAAATTTAAAGTTAAAACAGTCAAATTACCAAGAGCTGAGAAAattgaaaaacaagaaaaaaagacagattCCGCTGTTTCAGAGACCTGTGATGTGAAGGTAGTTCAAGAAAGCATTACAAAGGAAGCCAGCAgtgctgagacacacacagaaatcgAATCCAAGCTTGAAAAACAAGATGAACAACAACTGGTAGATGATTCTGCCTTGCCAAAGGACAGTAAACCAGAGGTCCCAATGAAAAAGCCAAAGCACAAATcaaagaaggagaaagagactAGACTACCAACACCTGTTAAAGTTGCCTCTAAGGAGACAAAGCCACCAAGTTCTGTAAAGTCAGTGCAAGAGCAGGAGGAAATAAGAGTTCACCAGACACAAAAGACCCACCAAGAGGAGCACATCCAGGTTCATGAGGAAGTGATTATTACTGAAAGTAACGTTCACCAGAGTTTCCAGCAGCAGGGCTCCGTTCAGGTTCAGATGCAGGTCAGGTCTTCTCAAAAGCAAAAAGAGGAATcaagcaaaaaacaaataccagGAAAACCAAAGGGCGAATACAGGCGATTTGTGGTCAAATCGATAGGTAAGGCGGAACAGAAAGAAGCTGTTCAGCTTGTAACTGAGGATTCCCTTAAAAAATGTGAAGTCATACAGAAGCTGCTGTCTCACATTGATGAGCTCCAGGGTATGTCAGGAGAAATGGACACTAATAAGGTAAAGACCATGTTAAGTGAAATCCCTGAGTGGTTAATCAACCCACAGGAAAAGAAAGATTTTGACGGAGCTGTGTCTGAGTGTAATGTGCAGAAGCTGACAGAGATCACAGAATATGTGAAAAATCTTGCACAATCAAAGCTTTTAATCCTAAATGAAAACAGCACCACAGCGGAAAAGCACATCTCTGAAAGGACAGATGCTGCAGGGGCaattccaaagacatgcaaaatAAGCATCGGATCTGTTAAACTTGACACTCAAAAGAAAGTGGTTACTGAAGAAAATAGCTCACACGAGAGCAAAAAGCAGGAGCTGATGGAAGGAAAACCTATTGGGTCCAGGACACCCTCTCCCATGGTAAGGCTGCGTTCACCATCGCCATCCTTCATCACCATCGAATCGACACGGAGAACTGATTCGCCCCTGAGAATGGCACCTTCGCCTCCGCCGATGCCTCCAACCCCTCCTCCCCgcagatcagaaacaccctCCTCTCAAATCAACAGGGCCACGCCCTCTCCAACTTGCCTGGCTAAACTGAAGGACACCACTGCTATGCTATCTCAAAGAGCATCCCCGACTCCCCCACAGCAGCCTGCTGCCTTCGTGGAAAAAAAGGCTGAAATCGTGGAATCGCCCGCTTCCTTCCATCGACAGATCAAAATTGAAACCAGCACCATGGAAACGTCGGAAAGTTCAGATGCATCGGCGAGCGCATCAGTGAAGGACAAAAAGGACTTTTTTGAGGAAGCGCAAAAGGCTGAGGTGAACAGGACCTATGTGCGCAAGGAGCCCATCGCTATCCCTGAGCGTCTGGGTCCCGAGGCAGAGGAGACGGAAAAGGTAGATACGGAAAAGGAAGATCTCCCCAGGGTGGACCTGTCGCAACTTGTTAACAAATTTGAGTCACCTGAACAAAAGGTCTATGTCAGAAAAGAACCGATTCTCATTGCAGAAAGGCTGGGGACTGACGTGGAAGAAACTGACACTCAGGAAGACAAAAAAGTCACTATGATGGAGGAAATACCCACCTATAGCATTAAGGCTATTAGAACTGTGTTTGAGACAACTGACAAAAGTTCCCAAGCCAAAgagcaaaaacataaacaggAGGCAGTGGAGCCAGAAGTCATGACAGATGGTTCAAAGCAGGCCGAGTCCTCAGGGCTAGAAGAGGGCTCCGGGCTGAGCTCTCCCCTGCCTGTCCACcaggaagaagaaaagaaagaggaatCAACTGAACCCTCAGAGCTTTGCGAGACAATGGCTGTCAGTGAGCAGTTCTCCAGCGTTGATGAACTTGGAAACAAATTAAGTGGGTCGAGGAGCGCCACGACAGTCTCCAAGCATGCAGAAAGTGTGGTCACCCGACATGCCCCTCCCACATACGCAGACGTCGTGAAAGGGAAAGTCCCTGCATTGGATGTGTCTGCAGAGGATTCACCAGAGGAACTGCTAAAGAACTTCCACAAGACCTGGACAGACAGCCAGAATGTTTTCAAGAGCCTTGGTTACACCATCTCTGAGGAGAGGACTTCACGGGTTGTGTCACACCAGGAGAAGACTGTCATTACTG